ACATGATCAAGGCTAATAATCAATAGGTCTTAAAAGAATTCAATTTCTTCAGCCAACAGTCTCATCATACATGCTTGTCAAATGTTCCTTTCATTCGTAAAGTTTGAGGTCTAAATTTGTCTTCCTTTATTGTGCAAACAATGAAATCAACGACTTCAACTTTTATCAAATTAATCTTCACGTGAAACTGTCCTGTGAGTCTATACTATTACCCATGTTTAATTCTGCAAAATTAtgaacactttttttttcttaaactctCAGTGTGATTTTCATTCATGTCTTGCGTGATCTTCCTTTTGTTAGAGGAAGATATAGATTATCATTTGCACAAGACGGGTAGAGCAGACGTATGCAAATCTTCAACATGTAAAGGCAGAAGCCAGAAAGGACACAGATTGAGATTGGGGCATACAAGGTATATAATATATATCCAGCTGAATGTTGAGAACAATGGTTTGCAAATGATTTTAATGCCTACTTATATAGTTGGCACTCAAAAATGGTTATTTCATAACGGCTACAAACGCCTAAGTCGAAAAGACACGCTAGCCGATTCACGAGTAGCATGTCTCGCACACAGTTTGCTAAGTCAGAGCAAATAGTCGAATGAAAAAGAATCTCGCACATGAATGAGGTTTATGAGCGAATGAGCAGTGGCGGAACCAGAAACTTTAGGAAGCCTAGGCAAATTTTTAAACCGCAAATTCACACACACCACAATATATAAATAGTTATAAACCCAAATAAAAAAGACTCGTCATTTTACCAATAAAAATATAGCTAATTTTGGTTCCATTTCGTTAGACAATACAAGATAAGAAAAAGACACGTCCAAGAAGACAATACAAGAAAAAATAGAACATACCAATAGTGTGCTAAGTTTTTAGAAAACTATGAGGCAAATGCTCTCTTCGAGTCTTCTTTGCGGCAAAAGTTCGAAGAATATCAAGATCACTAACTGACTTGAATATCTCCCGCTCGGTGTAACATATCATCAAGTCATTGAACCACTCATTGTTGATCTTGTTGCGCAATTTAGACTTGATAATCTTCATTGCTGAAAAAGCTCTTTCAACAGATGCTGTCGACACCGGCAATATCAAAGCCAACTCAATAAGTTTGTAGACCAATGGAAATAGCAAATGTTTCTCAGTTTGAACCATCTTCATAGCCAAACTTGCAATATCATCACAAGTAGAAAAGGAAGCATGCCTTTTCACTTGAAGTATATAAGTGGCAAGTTGCTCCTTTATTGTTCCACGGTCATCATCAGAAAAGTCAGCATGATAAATAGTAGCAAGACGAGcaagcttatcaacattaaACTTGGAGAAAGAGTTATTGGGGTCAAGACATGAGAAGCAATCAAGCACAATATTAGTTCCTTCACTAAAACGGTGATCCATCTCCACACATATTTTGTCAATAGCAACATAAAAAATCTCTGCACGATAATAGTGAAGATTAGTGATAGTCCTCCCTTCTTTCCTTGAACGACCCCGAACCGGTATTTCTTCATCCATATTTGGCACCGGAATACATTGATCACCACAAAATTCTTGGACATCACCAAATAAATCATCCCAACCACTATCTCTCAATGTCTTCAACCTAGCTTTGACATCATGAACTAATTCTATGGCAAGCACAATATTAAGATCTTTTTGTTGCAAGATTTTTGAAAGCTCATTTGTGATACCAAACAACTTTAACATAAGCTTCAAAATGAAAGCAAATTCAAAGCTCTCCATTTTTAATATCAAACCTGCTGCTTGAGATGGTCCACGTGCATCTTCATCAACCATATTAAGCACCGTTAACACAGAAGACCACATTTGATCCAAACGAACCAAGGTAATATGATGTGAACCCCATCTAGTATCGCCGGGTCTAGCGAGATTAGATGATTGGTGCAAGCCCCTTCCTGTAGATATGT
This is a stretch of genomic DNA from Lotus japonicus ecotype B-129 chromosome 1, LjGifu_v1.2. It encodes these proteins:
- the LOC130733638 gene encoding uncharacterized protein LOC130733638; protein product: MRGEFNGLQRKILDENPYAFYVHCYAHRLQLVVVSVASSCSAIHDFFEYISLIVNTTSASCKRRDELRESQHQDILTRLEKGDISTGRGLHQSSNLARPGDTRWGSHHITLVRLDQMWSSVLTVLNMVDEDARGPSQAAGLILKMESFEFAFILKLMLKLFGITNELSKILQQKDLNIVLAIELVHDVKARLKTLRDSGWDDLFGDVQEFCGDQCIPVPNMDEEIPVRGRSRKEGRTITNLHYYRAEIFYVAIDKICVEMDHRFSEGTNIVLDCFSCLDPNNSFSKFNVDKLARLATIYHADFSDDDRGTIKEQLATYILQVKRHASFSTCDDIASLAMKMVQTEKHLLFPLVYKLIELALILPVSTASVERAFSAMKIIKSKLRNKINNEWFNDLMICYTEREIFKSVSDLDILRTFAAKKTRREHLPHSFLKT